The Nerophis ophidion isolate RoL-2023_Sa linkage group LG24, RoL_Noph_v1.0, whole genome shotgun sequence genome includes a region encoding these proteins:
- the LOC133542441 gene encoding gastrula zinc finger protein XlCGF57.1-like isoform X3 has product MRTEEDIKKEEEYPLILHFKEEEEDPLRPHFKGETVDPLSPHIKEEEGDPLTLYFKEEEEDTLTPHFKEEAVDPLSSHIKEDEMDPLTPHFKEEGGPLIPHFKEEVVDPLTPYIKEEEEEHSISQEGGHLEGQEEVDVTKMPVTGVPVKSEDDEVKGESEERGGGEPPSSSSTQHMTTEADGDHCGGSQADKLLAPLSDSEDTTSHSPDTDDEDSEDDKTCHTDNTHFTCSLCDKTFKSPSKLKTHMITHTGEKPFSCSICRKGFTLKQNFKVHMRTHTGEKAFSCSICGKDFTRKPSLKAHMRIHFGEKPFSCSICGKDFTHKPNLKVHMRKHTGEKPFSCSECGKSFVINQSLKVHMRTHTGEKPFSCSICGKDFTQKPNFKAHMKLHTGEKTFSCSICSKDFMHRHDMKTHMRKHSGEKPFSCSECGKGFVINQRLKLHMRIHTGEKPFSCSICGTNFIQRQNLNTHMRTHTGEKPFSCSICSKAFTRRHDLKTHMRIHTGEKPFSCSECGKSFVVNQRLQVHMRIHTGENPFSCSECGKSFGTNQTLEAHMRTHTGEKPFSCSVCGKDFTLKTLLKSHMRTHSGEKPYSCSRCNKSFRHRQSFTVHMRTHTGKKVLSCSVCGERFSSKSQCKKHKCAGENSSSK; this is encoded by the coding sequence atgcggacagaggaagacattaagaaggaagaagaatacccaCTGATcctccattttaaagaggaagaggaggacccactaagACCCCATTTTAAAGGGGAAACAGTGGATCCACTGAGTcctcacattaaggaggaagagggGGACCCACTGACACTCTATtttaaagaggaggaggaggacacactgacaccccattttaaagaggaagcggtggatccactgagcTCTCACATTAAGGAGGATGAGATGgatccactgacaccccattttaaagaggaggGGGGCCCACTGATCcctcattttaaagaggaagtggTTGATCCACTGACCCcttacattaaagaggaagaggaggaacacagcatcagtcaggagggaggaCATCTTGAAGGAcaggaggaggttgatgtcaccaagatgccagtgactggtgtccctgtgaagagtgaagatgatgaggtcaaaggtgagagtgaggagaggggagggggggagcctccaagcagcagctcaactcaacacatgacaacagaagctgatggagaccactgtggaggatcacaagcagacaagctcttagctccactatcagatagtgaggacacaacgtcacactctcctgacactgatgatgaagactctgaagatgataagacatgtcacactgacaacacacacttcacatgttctctctgCGACAAAACTTTTAAATCTCCTAGTAAGttgaaaacacacatgataacacacactggagaaaaacctttttcatgctcAATTTGTCGTAAAGGTTTTACTCTAAAGCAGAATttcaaagtacacatgagaacacacactggagaaaaagccttttcatgttcaatctgtggtaaagattttactcgaaagCCCTCtttgaaagcacacatgagaatacactttggagaaaaacctttttcatgttcaatctgcggtaaagattttacacaTAAGccaaatttgaaagtacacatgagaaaacacactggagaaaaacccttttcctgctcagaatgtggtaaaagttttgtaataaatcaaagtttaaaagtgcacatgagaacacacactggagaaaagcctttttcatgttcaatctgcggtaaagattttactcaaaagcccaatttcaaagcacacatgaaattacacactggagaaaaaacgttttcatgttcaatctgcagtaaagattttatGCATCGGCACGATATGAAGACACACATGAGAAaacactctggtgaaaaacctttttcctgctcagaatgtggcaaaggttttgtaataaatcaaaggttaaaactacacatgagaatacacactggagaaaaacctttttcatgttcaatctgtggtacaaATTTTATTCAAAGGCAAAATTTGAatacacacatgagaacacacacaggagaaaaacctttttcatgttcaatctgcagtaaagctTTTACGCGTAGGCACGATTTGAagacacacatgagaatacacactggtgaaaaaccgttttcctgctcagaatgtggcaaAAGTTTTGTAGTAAATCAAAGGTTacaagtacacatgagaatacatactggagaaaaccctttttcctgctcagaatgtggtaaaagttttggaaCAAATCAAACCTTagaagcacacatgagaacacacactggtgaaaaacctttttcatgttcagtatgcggtaaagattttactctgAAGACCCTtttaaaatcacacatgagaacacactctggtgaaaaaccatactcctgttcaagatgcaacaaaagctttcgtcACCGACAATCTttcacagtacacatgagaacacacacaggaaagaaagtgttgagttgcagtgtgtgtggtgaaagattctcttctaagtcccagtgtaagaaacacaagtgtgctggtgagaacagcagcagcaaatga
- the LOC133542441 gene encoding oocyte zinc finger protein XlCOF6-like isoform X2 produces the protein MCERTIAEYEEELSQTKEENKRLRQLLEAVFKKAQVVLHRTDVCEEHLHPEQQKWSFRMRTEEDIKKEEEYPLILHFKEEEEDPLRPHFKGETVDPLSPHIKEEEGDPLTLYFKEEEEDTLTPHFKEEAVDPLSSHIKEDEMDPLTPHFKEEGGPLIPHFKEEVVDPLTPYIKEEEEEHSISQEGGHLEGQEEVDVTKMPVTGVPVKSEDDEVKGESEERGGGEPPSSSSTQHMTTEADGDHCGGSQADKLLAPLSDSEDTTSHSPDTDDEDSEDDKTCHTDNTHFTCSLCDKTFKSPSKLKTHMITHTGEKPFSCSICRKGFTLKQNFKVHMRTHTGEKAFSCSICGKDFTRKPSLKAHMRIHFGEKPFSCSICGKDFTHKPNLKVHMRKHTGEKPFSCSECGKSFVINQSLKVHMRTHTGEKPFSCSICGKDFTQKPNFKAHMKLHTGEKTFSCSICSKDFMHRHDMKTHMRKHSGEKPFSCSECGKGFVINQRLKLHMRIHTGEKPFSCSICGTNFIQRQNLNTHMRTHTGEKPFSCSICSKAFTRRHDLKTHMRIHTGEKPFSCSECGKSFVVNQRLQVHMRIHTGENPFSCSECGKSFGTNQTLEAHMRTHTGEKPFSCSVCGKDFTLKTLLKSHMRTHSGEKPYSCSRCNKSFRHRQSFTVHMRTHTGKKVLSCSVCGERFSSKSQCKKHKCAGENSSSK, from the exons atgtgcgaaagaacgatagcagagtacgaggaggaactttctcagacaaaagaggagaacaagagactacgtcaactattggaggctgttttcaagaaagctcaagttgtgttacacagaacag acgtctgtgaagaacatcttcaccctgagcaacagaagtggagcttcaggatgcggacagaggaagacattaagaaggaagaagaatacccaCTGATcctccattttaaagaggaagaggaggacccactaagACCCCATTTTAAAGGGGAAACAGTGGATCCACTGAGTcctcacattaaggaggaagagggGGACCCACTGACACTCTATtttaaagaggaggaggaggacacactgacaccccattttaaagaggaagcggtggatccactgagcTCTCACATTAAGGAGGATGAGATGgatccactgacaccccattttaaagaggaggGGGGCCCACTGATCcctcattttaaagaggaagtggTTGATCCACTGACCCcttacattaaagaggaagaggaggaacacagcatcagtcaggagggaggaCATCTTGAAGGAcaggaggaggttgatgtcaccaagatgccagtgactggtgtccctgtgaagagtgaagatgatgaggtcaaaggtgagagtgaggagaggggagggggggagcctccaagcagcagctcaactcaacacatgacaacagaagctgatggagaccactgtggaggatcacaagcagacaagctcttagctccactatcagatagtgaggacacaacgtcacactctcctgacactgatgatgaagactctgaagatgataagacatgtcacactgacaacacacacttcacatgttctctctgCGACAAAACTTTTAAATCTCCTAGTAAGttgaaaacacacatgataacacacactggagaaaaacctttttcatgctcAATTTGTCGTAAAGGTTTTACTCTAAAGCAGAATttcaaagtacacatgagaacacacactggagaaaaagccttttcatgttcaatctgtggtaaagattttactcgaaagCCCTCtttgaaagcacacatgagaatacactttggagaaaaacctttttcatgttcaatctgcggtaaagattttacacaTAAGccaaatttgaaagtacacatgagaaaacacactggagaaaaacccttttcctgctcagaatgtggtaaaagttttgtaataaatcaaagtttaaaagtgcacatgagaacacacactggagaaaagcctttttcatgttcaatctgcggtaaagattttactcaaaagcccaatttcaaagcacacatgaaattacacactggagaaaaaacgttttcatgttcaatctgcagtaaagattttatGCATCGGCACGATATGAAGACACACATGAGAAaacactctggtgaaaaacctttttcctgctcagaatgtggcaaaggttttgtaataaatcaaaggttaaaactacacatgagaatacacactggagaaaaacctttttcatgttcaatctgtggtacaaATTTTATTCAAAGGCAAAATTTGAatacacacatgagaacacacacaggagaaaaacctttttcatgttcaatctgcagtaaagctTTTACGCGTAGGCACGATTTGAagacacacatgagaatacacactggtgaaaaaccgttttcctgctcagaatgtggcaaAAGTTTTGTAGTAAATCAAAGGTTacaagtacacatgagaatacatactggagaaaaccctttttcctgctcagaatgtggtaaaagttttggaaCAAATCAAACCTTagaagcacacatgagaacacacactggtgaaaaacctttttcatgttcagtatgcggtaaagattttactctgAAGACCCTtttaaaatcacacatgagaacacactctggtgaaaaaccatactcctgttcaagatgcaacaaaagctttcgtcACCGACAATCTttcacagtacacatgagaacacacacaggaaagaaagtgttgagttgcagtgtgtgtggtgaaagattctcttctaagtcccagtgtaagaaacacaagtgtgctggtgagaacagcagcagcaaatga